In one Lolium rigidum isolate FL_2022 chromosome 3, APGP_CSIRO_Lrig_0.1, whole genome shotgun sequence genomic region, the following are encoded:
- the LOC124700036 gene encoding endo-1,4-beta-xylanase 1-like, protein MAITGTEGRVSDSGGDENIILNPEFDSGLDGWSGSGCKIELHDSLDDGKVLPASGKYFVAATGRTDTWNGVMQDVTARLQRKMAYEVAATVRLSGANVSPCEVRATLAVQTADGRQQYIGVGKLQASDKDWAQLQGKFLLNSTVAKATIYIEGPKAGVDLLLDCLVVKHAQKATPSPPPDFENLVYGANIIENSNLDDGLNPWFPLGPCALAVGEGSPRVLPAMAQESLALDDEPLNGKHIHVTNRTQTWMGPAQIITDKLTLHATYQVSAWVRVAGKMNGAPQNINIAVQVDSQWLNGGQVLARDERWYEIGGSFRVETKPASRVMVYVQGPDAGLDLMVAGLQVFPVDRKARAKHLKKITDKVRKRDVVVKLTGADGGVVMATECVEVRVRQVSNSFPLGACIMRTNMDNEDFVDFFTKHFNWGVFGNELKWYWTEPQRGQVSYADADDLLKLCSDNGMCVRGHCIFWEVENMVQQWVKTLSADDLSAAVKSRIDGLLTRYKGKFRHYDVNNEMLHGSFYQDKLGKDIRATMFKTAGELDPDALLFVNDYNVEGMCDIRATPEAYIQQIIGLQEQGAPVGGVGLQGHVSNPVGPVIRSVLDRLAVLGLPLWFTELDVSAANEHVRADDLEVMLREAYAHPAVEGVMLWGFWELFMSRDDAHLVNAEGDINEAGRRLLQLKKEWLTHARGHPDDNGEFRFRGHHGAYTVDVVTSTGKISQEFTVDKDDSPMVLDINV, encoded by the exons ATGGCGATTACTGGCACCGAGGGGCGCGTCAGCgacagcggcggcgacgagaacatCATCCTGAACCCGGAGTTCGACAGCGGGCTGGACGGCTGGTCCGGGAGCGGGTGCAAGATCGAGCTGCACGACTCGCTGGACGACGGCAAGGTGCTCCCGGCGAGCGGCAAGTACTTCGTGGCGGCCACGGGGAGGACCGACACCTGGAACGGCGTCATGCAGGACGTCACGGCGCGGCTGCAGCGCAAGATGGCCTACGAGGTGGCCGCCACCGTGCGGCTCTCCGGCGCCAACGTCTCGCCGTGCGAGGTCCGCGCCACGCTCGCCGTGCAGACGGCCGACGGCAGGCAGCAGTACATCGGCGTCGGCAA GTTGCAGGCGTCAGACAAGGACTGGGCGCAGCTGCAGGGCAAGTTCCTGCTGAACAGCACCGTGGCCAAGGCCACCATCTACATCGAAGGGCCGAAGGCCGGCGTCGACCTGCTTCTCGACTGCTTGGTGGTGAAGCACGCCCAGAAGGCAACGCCGTCCCCGCCGCCGGACTTCGAG AATCTGGTGTACGGTGCCAACATCATCGAGAACAGCAACCTCGACGACGGTCTCAACCCCTGGTTCCCGCTCGGCCCGTGCGCGCTCGCCGTCGGCGAAGGCTCGCCGCGCGTGCTCCCCGCCATGGCGCAGGAGTCCCTGGCGCTGGACGACGAGCCGCTCAACGGGAAGCACATCCACGTCACCAACCGCACGCAGACGTGGATGGGCCCCGCGCAGATCATCACCGACAAGCTCACCCTCCACGCCACGTACCAGGTCTCCGCCTGGGTCCGCGTCGCCGGTAAGATGAACGGCGCGCCGCAGAACATAAACATCGCCGTCCAAGTCGACAGCCAGTGGCTCAACGGCGGGCAGGTGCTGGCGCGCGACGAGCGGTGGTACGAGATCGGCGGCTCGTTCAGGGTGGAGACCAAGCCGGCGTCGCGCGTCATGGTGTACGTCCAGGGCCCGGACGCCGGCCTGGACCTCATGGTCGCCGGCTTGCAGGTGTTCCCGGTGGACCGGAAGGCCCGAGCCAAGCACCTGAAGAAGATCACCGACAAGGTGCGCAAGCGCGACGTGGTGGTGAAGCTGACGGGGGCCGACGGCGGCGTCGTCATGGCGACGGAGTGCGTGGAGGTGCGCGTGCGGCAGGTGTCCAACAGCTTCCCGCTGGGCGCGTGCATCATGCGcaccaacatggacaacgaggacTTCGTGGACTTCTTCACCAAGCACTTCAACTGGGGCGTGTTCGGGAACGAGCTCAAGTGGTACTGGACGGAGCCGCAGCGCGGGCAGGTGAGctacgccgacgccgacgacctCCTCAAGCTCTGCTCCGACAACGGGATGTGCGTGCGCGGCCACTGCATCTTCTGGGAGGTGGAGAACATGGTGCAACAGTGGGTGAAGACGCTCTCCGCCGACGACCTGTCCGCCGCCGTGAAGAGCCGAATCGACGGGCTGCTCACCCGGTACAAGGGCAAGTTCCGGCACTACGACGTGAACAACGAGATGCTGCACGGCTCCTTCTACCAGGACAAGCTGGGCAAGGACATCCGCGCCACCATGTTCAAGACGGCCGGCGAGCTGGACCCGGACGCGCTGCTCTTCGTCAACGACTACAACGTGGAGGGCATGTGCGACATCCGCGCCACGCCCGAGGCCTACATCCAGCAGATCATCGGCCTGCAGGAGCAGGGCGCGCCGGTGGGCGGCGTCGGCCTGCAGGGCCACGTCAGCAACCCGGTGGGCCCCGTCATCCGCTCCGTGCTGGACCGGCTCGCCGTGCTCGGCCTGCCGCTGTGGTTCACGGAGCTGGACGTGTCGGCGGCCAACGAGCACGTCCGCGCCGACGACCTGGAGGTGATGCTGCGGGAGGCCTACGCGCACCCGGCGGTGGAGGGCGTCATGCTCTGGGGCTTCTGGGAGCTCTTCATGAGCCGAGACGACGCGCACCTCGTCAACGCGGAGGGGGacatcaacgaggccggccgccgCCTGCTGCAGCTCAAGAAGGAATGGCTCACGCACGCGCGGGGACACCCCGACGACAACGGGGAGTTCAGGTTCCGGGGCCATCACGGCGCATACACCGTCGACGTCGTCACGTCCACCGGAAAGATCTCCCAGGAGTTCACCGTCGACAAGGATGACTCGCCCATGGTGCTCGACATTAATGTGTGA